The Candidatus Synechococcus calcipolaris G9 nucleotide sequence GGTAGCGATCGCAGGTGGTTTCAATGAGGCGAGGAATATCGAGGAAGTCAATTTTCTCTTCTAAAAATAGGGCCACGGCCTGTTCATTGGCTGCATTTAGAACCGCTGGCATGGCTCCCCCGGCCCGGCCCGCTGCATATGCCAAACCCATACAGGGATATTTTTGGTGATCAGGGGCGCGGAAGGTCAAATCCCCGGACTTGACTAAATCTAGGCGGGGCCAATCTGTGGTGATCCGTTCTGGCCAGGAGAGGGCATAGAGCAGGGGTAATCGCATATCCGGCCATCCCAACTGGGCCAGAACCGAGGTGTCCTGTAGCTCAATGAGTGAATGGATAATACTTTGGGGATGGATGACAATATCAATGTGGTCATAGCCCACACCAAATAGATAGTGGGCCTCAATCACTTCCAGGCCCTTATTCATCAGGGTGGCAGAATCAACGGTAATTTTGGGCCCCATGGACCAGTTCGGGTGCTTGAGGGCATCGGCGACCGTCACCTGGGCAAGTTTTTCTACGGGCCAGTCTCGAAATGCGCCACCGGAGGCCGTCAGGATGATTTTTTTCAGTCCCCCCACGGGAACCCCCTGCAAGCATTGAAAAATAGCAGAATGTTCCGAATCTGCGGGTAATAGTTTCACGCCATGTTTTTCGATCAGGGGTAAAACCACTGGGCCGCCAGCAATGAGGGTTTCTTTATTGGCGAGGGCAATATCTTTGCCAGCTTTAATGGCCGTTAGGGTGGGCAGCAAACCGGCACAGCCGACAATTCCGGTGACAACGGCTTCCGCATCTCCGTAGGCAGCAACCTCATTTAAGCCACTGGGGCCAGCAACCAGAATCGGGGCTGGGTCGAGATCGGCGATCGCTGTTTTCAGGTCTGGTAATTGGTCAGGGTCGCTAATACTGGCAATTGCTGGACGGAACTGACGAATTTGGGGAATCAATCGCTCTAAATTGCGGCCCGCCGCTAGACCAACAATGCGAAAGCGATCGGGGTGATGCTCAACAATATCAAGGGTCTGGGTGCCAATGGAGCCTGTTGAGCCAAGGAGAGTCAGTGCCTTCACAATTTTTTAAGCTTTCCCTGTGAGAATTACCACCTCCATATCTACAACAGCCGGGGACAGAAGGCAAACATTTCCCCATGCTAGTCTGGAAGCAGATCTAACTCAATCGTTGACTATGACAGTCTTGCCCCTCTCCCCATCCCTCTACGATCGCGACTATGCCCTATGGATTGAGGATACCCTGACCCATCTACGGAATCGGGATGGAACGTCCTTGGATTGGCAGAACTTAGTCGAGGAAATGGATGCCTTGGGCAAGTCTCAAAAGCGGGAAATTGAAAGTCGGCTCCGGGTTTTGTTAACCCATCTATTAAAGCGGTGTTATGTCCCTAGCCCTGAAGATTATCGTGGCTGGCAAAACACGATTGCAGAGCAACGCAGCGAACTAGAACTCCTGCTGAAACAATCCCCCAGCTTGAAGGCCTATTTTCTCAATGTCCTCCCCCCCGCCTATGCCTATGCCGACCAGAGGGTTCGGGCTGATTATCCCCATATTCCCTTCCCCCAGGTTTGTCCCTTTGAATTAGATATGGAGATCATTGGCGATCGCCGGTTTTGGTAAGCATTCTATTGAGGGGCCGTAGCCCTAGCCAAATAGTGATCTTCGGGATTGTCTTGATCCTGTTTGAGCGGTTGTTTGACCTCTTGTTTGATATTTTGCTTAATATCTTGTTTGAGAAAATCCAATTCTTCAACAAAATCACTAATGCCCTGAAACTGGCGATAGACCGATGCAAAACGAACGTAGGCCACTTCACTTAGTTGTCGCAGACGGGTTAAGGCCGCTTCACCAATTTCCGCACTGGCCACCTCCCGCAGCGATCGCAATTGCAGATCCGCTTCAATTTCATCCACCAAGGTTTCGATGGCATGACTAGAAATGCCGGTTTTTTCACAGGCGGTGACAATGCCCCGCAACAGTTTGGATCGATCAAAGGATTCGCGATCGCCATTCCGCTTGATCACTGAAATGGGTACAAACTCAATTCGCTCGTAGGTGGTAAACCGGCGATCGCAGTGCAAACATTCCCGTCGTCGCCGCACACTTTGACCCGCTTCAGCGGATCGGGACTCAAGCACCCGACTATCGGTATGGTGACAAAAGGGACACTGCATCAATATTTCCCTCAGATCGAGGACTACCTATAGCCTAGGATAAAATGGAGGAATAAAGGATGGACAAACCTATGACTCAAGTAACACAGGCACAACCAACACAGTCAGGCCCACAGTCCGAAAAGGGCATTTTAATGACGGAAGCCGCCCTGCGCCATGTTTTAGAACTGCGGGAAAAACAGGGGAGCGATCTCTGTCTGCGGGTCGGTGTCCGTGGGGGCGGTTGCTCAGGCATGTCCTACACCATGGACTTTGAAGACCCCAAGA carries:
- the dxr gene encoding 1-deoxy-D-xylulose-5-phosphate reductoisomerase codes for the protein MKALTLLGSTGSIGTQTLDIVEHHPDRFRIVGLAAGRNLERLIPQIRQFRPAIASISDPDQLPDLKTAIADLDPAPILVAGPSGLNEVAAYGDAEAVVTGIVGCAGLLPTLTAIKAGKDIALANKETLIAGGPVVLPLIEKHGVKLLPADSEHSAIFQCLQGVPVGGLKKIILTASGGAFRDWPVEKLAQVTVADALKHPNWSMGPKITVDSATLMNKGLEVIEAHYLFGVGYDHIDIVIHPQSIIHSLIELQDTSVLAQLGWPDMRLPLLYALSWPERITTDWPRLDLVKSGDLTFRAPDHQKYPCMGLAYAAGRAGGAMPAVLNAANEQAVALFLEEKIDFLDIPRLIETTCDRYRLDNPSEPTLEDILSADRWARQAVIHSSQAGSATVVAIAP
- a CDS encoding DUF29 domain-containing protein → MTVLPLSPSLYDRDYALWIEDTLTHLRNRDGTSLDWQNLVEEMDALGKSQKREIESRLRVLLTHLLKRCYVPSPEDYRGWQNTIAEQRSELELLLKQSPSLKAYFLNVLPPAYAYADQRVRADYPHIPFPQVCPFELDMEIIGDRRFW
- the nrdR gene encoding transcriptional regulator NrdR gives rise to the protein MQCPFCHHTDSRVLESRSAEAGQSVRRRRECLHCDRRFTTYERIEFVPISVIKRNGDRESFDRSKLLRGIVTACEKTGISSHAIETLVDEIEADLQLRSLREVASAEIGEAALTRLRQLSEVAYVRFASVYRQFQGISDFVEELDFLKQDIKQNIKQEVKQPLKQDQDNPEDHYLARATAPQ
- a CDS encoding HesB/IscA family protein codes for the protein MTQVTQAQPTQSGPQSEKGILMTEAALRHVLELREKQGSDLCLRVGVRGGGCSGMSYTMDFEDPKNIRPEDQVFDYDGFQVVSDPKSMLYIYGLVLDYSNALIGGGFQFTNPNAAQTCGCGTSFST